In the Halorubrum ruber genome, AGAAGCGTCGACGACGCCGAGCGGCGAGCGGGTGTACACCGACCGGTCGCGCACCGAGCGCGGCGCGGACGGGCCCTTCTACCTCGTGTTCGAGGACGAGGCGGGCGACTCCCGCTGGGGGTTCCGCTGCGGCAACTGCGGCTCCTTTGACACCGCGATGGACACGATGGGGCGGATCCAGTGTACCGAGTGCGGCAACCTCCGGAAGCCGGACGAGTGGGACGCGGCCCACGAGTGAGCCGCGTTCGCTGCGCTCCGGACGGTTCCCGACGGCGCCGCGATTCTCCGCGCTCGAAATCGTGAGAAAGTTTATCACGGATGGTGCCGAACTTCGAGGTAGATGGCCACTGCGAGCATCCCCC is a window encoding:
- a CDS encoding DUF5816 domain-containing protein: MSLEASTTPSGERVYTDRSRTERGADGPFYLVFEDEAGDSRWGFRCGNCGSFDTAMDTMGRIQCTECGNLRKPDEWDAAHE